The Apodemus sylvaticus chromosome 22, mApoSyl1.1, whole genome shotgun sequence genome includes a region encoding these proteins:
- the Mdh2 gene encoding malate dehydrogenase, mitochondrial: MLSALARPAGAALRRSFSTSAQNNAKVAVLGASGGIGQPLSLLLKNSPLVSRLTLYDIAHTPGVAADLSHIETRANVKGYLGPEQLPDCLKGCDVVVIPAGVPRKPGMTRDDLFNTNATIVATLTAACAQHCPEAMICIIANPVNSTIPITAEVFKKHGVYNPNKIFGVTTLDIVRANTFVAELKGLDPARVNVPVIGGHAGKTIIPLISQCTPKVDFPQDQLATLTGRIQEAGTEVVKAKAGAGSATLSMAYAGARFVFSLVDAMNGKEGVVECSFVQSKETECTYFSTPLLLGKKGLEKNLGIGKITPFEEKMIAEAIPELKASIKKGEDFVKNMK, from the exons ATGCTGTCCGCTCTCGCCCGTCCCGCCGGTGCCGCTCTCCGCCGCAGCTTCAGCACTTCGGCCCAG AACAATGCTAAAGTAGCTGTCCTGGGAGCTTCCGGGGGCATCGGGCAACCCCTCTCACTCCTCCTAAAGAACAGTCCCCTAGTGAGCCGCTTGACCCTCTACGATATCGCTCACACACCTGGTGTGGCAGCAGATCTGAGTCACATCGAGACCAGAGCAAATGTGAAAG GCTACCTTGGACCGGAGCAGCTGCCAGATTGCCTAAAAGGTTGTGATGTGGTGGTCATCCCAGCGGGAGTGCCCAGgaagccag GAATGACACGGGATGACCTGTTCAACACCAACGCTACCATTGTGGCCACCTTGACGGCTGCCTGTGCCCAGCACTGTCCTGAAGCTATGATTTGCATCATTGCCAACCCA GTTAACTCCACCATCCCCATCACAGCAGAAGTTTTCAAGAAGCATGGCGTGTACAACCCCAACAAGATCTTCGGTGTGACGACCCTTGACATTGTCAGAGCAAACACGTTTGTGGCAGAGCTAAAG GGTTTGGATCCAGCTCGAGTCAACGTACCTGTCATTGGTGGCCATGCTGGGAAGACGATCATCCCCCTGATCTCTCAG TGTACCCCCAAGGTTGACTTTCCCCAAGACCAGCTGGCCACACTCACCGGGAGGATCCAGGAGGCTGGCACAGAAGTCGTGAAGGCCAAGGCTGGAGCAG GTTCTGCCACTCTGTCCATGGCTTATGCTGGAGCCCGCTTTGTCTTCTCCCTCGTGGACGCCATGAACGGGAAGGAAGGAGTCGTCGAGTGTTCTTTTGTTCAGTCCAAAGAGACAGAATGCACTTACTTCTCTACGCCCTTGCTGTTGGGG AAAAAGGGCCTGGAGAAGAACCTGGGCATTGGCAAAATCACCCCTTTTGAGGAGAAAATGATTGCCGAGGCCATCCCCGAGCTGAAAGCCTCCATCAAGAAAGGCGAGGACTTTGTGAAGAACATGAAGTGA